The proteins below come from a single Acinonyx jubatus isolate Ajub_Pintada_27869175 chromosome A1, VMU_Ajub_asm_v1.0, whole genome shotgun sequence genomic window:
- the LOC106975044 gene encoding olfactory receptor 2T11 has product MKNITLSSDFILLGLLVNNKTTGIVFAVIFAIFVVAVTANLVMIFLIQVDSRLHTPMYFLLSQLSIMDTLFICTTVPKLLVDMVSKEKTISFVGCGIQIFLYLSMIGSEFFLLGLMAYDRYVAVCNPLRYPVLMNRRVCLLLAAGAWFGGSLDGFLLTPITMNVPYCHSRNINHFFCEIPAVLRLACADTSLYETLMYICCVLMLLIPISLISISYSLILFTVHRMQSAEGRKKAFTTCSSHLTVVSIFYGAAFYTYVLPQSFHTPEQDKVVSAFYTIVTPMLNPLIYSLRKKDVMGAFQKILSRCLSAQKVSTSDA; this is encoded by the coding sequence ATGAAGAATATAACTTTATCTTCTGATTTTATCCTCCTGGGGCTTCTGGTGAACAATAAAACTACTGGGATTGTCTTTGctgttatttttgctatttttgtggTAGCTGTAACTGCAAATTTGGTCATGATATTCTTGATTCAGGTGGACTCCCGTCTCCATACTCCTATGTACTTTCTGCTCAGCCAGCTGTCCATCATGGATACTCTTTTCATTTGTACCACTGTCCCAAAACTTCTGGTCGACATGGTTTCTAAAGAGAAGACCATTTCCTTTGTGGGTTGTGGCATCCAGATCTTCCTCTACTTGAGCATGATTGGCTCAGAGTTCTTCCTCTTGGGCctcatggcctatgaccgctatgtggcTGTCTGTAACCCTCTTAGGTATCCAGTCCTGATGAACCGCAGGGTGTGTCTCCTGCTGGCTGCTGGTGCCTGGTTTGGGGGGTCCCTGGATGGCTTTCTGCTCACCCCCATCACCATGAATGTTCCCTATTGTCACTCCCGAAATATCAACCATTTTTTCTGTGAGATCCCTGCAGTTCTCAGACTAGCCTGTGCTGACACATCCTTGTATGAAACCTTGATGTACATCTGCTGTGTACTCATGTTGCTCATCCCTATCTCTCTCATCTCAATCTCCTACTCTCTTATTTTGTTCACTGTCCACAGAATGCAGTCTGCTGAAGGCCGGAAAAAGGCCTTTACTACTTGCTCTTCCCACTTGACTGTGGTCAGCATTTTCTATGGGGCTGCCTTCTACACTTATGTTTTGCCCCAGTCTTTTCACACTCCTGAGCAGGACAAAGTAGTTTCAGCCTTCTATACCATTGTCACACCCATGCTCAATCCTCTTATCTACAGCCTCAGAAAAAAGGATGTCATGGGGGCATTTCAAAAGATATTGTCAAGATGTTTATCTGCTCAGAAAGTATCCACAAGTGATGCTTAG